Below is a genomic region from Chloracidobacterium sp..
GGACCTTCCTTTCTTAGATGCTTGCCTCAAGCAAGTGTGGTGCGTAGTTTGCGCCTTAGTTCGCCAGCAAACTGAGTACCAAACAACCGGCTCAGGGGTATGGCTGGACCGACGCTTTGTGCAGCGTCCTCCAAACGAACAAGTTCTTTCGGCGAGAGAGCGTTCAGGTGGGAATAAACGTTTCGCCAAGGCGTGCAGTGATGGTGGTAGAACGACGTATTTTTCAGATTTTTGGATAAGGCTTTGAGGAAAATGGGCCTGAGGGCGTCCCCTACGCCTAGGCTCGACAACCGCCGGACAAGTACGCCGACCCTAACTTGGTTGAACCGCAGCTGGAGGTTTTGAGGTCTAGTGCGTTGCGGTTCACGGCGCAGAACGCCACTGCACGCCAGACAGTGGGATAACTTGCTATATTGTCTCGGAAAGTACGCCGAGCCTGCTCTTTAGGGCAGCGAAGGGGCTGAGGCCGGAAGTTTTTTCAATAAAAGTATTGAAAAAACCTCGCGCCTTGCACTAGCTTCACGGCGTCGGCGGCATCCAGCGGCCAAAGCAGCGACCGCTGAATGATCACACTTGCCGAAGCGCTGCGACTTCCGGCAACCAAACTTCTTTGTATGAGGTAACACGCGATGGCATCGTTTGAAGACAGGTATCCGGACAACGTACCTGGGATGTTTTATGTGGACACCCAGTGCATTGACTGCGACGTTTGCCGTGATACGGCCCCGAACAACTTCACCCGCAACGACGAAGGCGGCTATTCTTATGTTTACAAGCAGCCGGAGACGGACGAAGAACTGGAGCAATGTCAGGAGGCTATGGACGCCTGCCCGGTGGAAGCCATCGGCAATGACGGCATTGTTGAGTAACCCACACGCCTTCGACTTACACAAGGCCGTCGCTCGAAAGGGCGACGGCCTTATTTTCTCTCCGTCCCCTTCTCTCCGTCTTCGCAGACGGACATTTTGAGGAGAGCTGCATAGTGTCCGCCTTACAGGATTCTGAAGCTGAACGCGCCCGCCTAGAGGCGCTGGATAAGGCTCATCTCTGGCACCCCTTCACACAGATGCAGGGCTGGCTGCGAGATCGGCCGCTGATTATTGAGCGGGCGGAAGGCTGCTATTTGTATGACATCGAAGGACGGCGCTATTTGGACGGTGTTTCAAGTTTGTGGGTAACCACCCACGGTCATCGGACGCCGGAACTGGACGCCGCCCTGCGCCGCCAACTGGACAAAGTCGCCCATACGACGTTGCTTGGGTTGACGCATCGGCCGGCAATTGAGCTGGCAGCCAAACTGGTGGAACTTGCACCGCCCGGCCTGACCAAAGTGTTTTATTCCGACGCCGGTTCGACAGCTGTTGAAGTGGCGCTCAAAATGGCGTTCCAGTACTGGCGACAGCGTCCCGACCCGCGTCCGCGCAAGACGAAGTTCGTTCACCTCCGTGAGTCATACCACGGCGATACGGTAGGAGCGGTCTCGGTCGGCGGGATTTCGCTTTTCCATGCCACTTACCAGCCGCTGTTGTTCGAGACGATGGCGGCTCCAGAGCCGCATTGCTACCGCTGTCCGCTGCAGCTTGAACGTACAACTTGCGGCATCGCCTGCGCCGATGAGTTGGGCCGGCTGCTTGAACAACGTGCGGAGGAGGTTGCCGCAGTCATTATCGAGCCGTTGATGATGGGCGCGGCGGGCATGATTGCTCAACCAGAAGGTTACGTCCGGCGCGTACGTGAGCTTTGCACGCAGTACGACGTACTGCTGATTTGCGATGAAGTCGCCACAGGGTTTGGTCGCACGGGTTGGATGTTCGCCTGCGAGGCAGAAGGCATCGCGCCGGACTTTCTCTGCCTCGCCAAGGGATTGACAGGCGGATATCTACCGCTGGCGGCGACACTGACAACGGACGCCGTTTACGCCGCGTTTCTAGGAGAAGCGGGTGAGTTCAAAACGTTCTTTCACGGTCATACCTACACCGGCAATCCACTGGCGTGCGCCGTGGCGCTAGCGAATCTGGCGCTGTTTGAGCAAAACAACACCTTGGCGCACGTCCGCATGGTCGCCGACCACCTAGCCGCGCGATTGGAAACGCTCTATGACTTACCGTTGGTCGGTGACATCCGGCAGCGCGGCTTGATGGTTGGGATCGAACTTGTCGCCGACCGGGCCAACCGAACACCTTTTCCACCCGACCGGCTGATGGGCTATCGCGTCACGGATCGCTGTCG
It encodes:
- the bioA gene encoding adenosylmethionine--8-amino-7-oxononanoate transaminase; the protein is MSALQDSEAERARLEALDKAHLWHPFTQMQGWLRDRPLIIERAEGCYLYDIEGRRYLDGVSSLWVTTHGHRTPELDAALRRQLDKVAHTTLLGLTHRPAIELAAKLVELAPPGLTKVFYSDAGSTAVEVALKMAFQYWRQRPDPRPRKTKFVHLRESYHGDTVGAVSVGGISLFHATYQPLLFETMAAPEPHCYRCPLQLERTTCGIACADELGRLLEQRAEEVAAVIIEPLMMGAAGMIAQPEGYVRRVRELCTQYDVLLICDEVATGFGRTGWMFACEAEGIAPDFLCLAKGLTGGYLPLAATLTTDAVYAAFLGEAGEFKTFFHGHTYTGNPLACAVALANLALFEQNNTLAHVRMVADHLAARLETLYDLPLVGDIRQRGLMVGIELVADRANRTPFPPDRLMGYRVTDRCRDYGVILRPLGNVVVLMPPLRISPSEVDELVDVLYRVIDEVGREVALET
- a CDS encoding ferredoxin, which translates into the protein MASFEDRYPDNVPGMFYVDTQCIDCDVCRDTAPNNFTRNDEGGYSYVYKQPETDEELEQCQEAMDACPVEAIGNDGIVE